A window of Ignavibacterium sp. contains these coding sequences:
- a CDS encoding two-component regulator propeller domain-containing protein, whose protein sequence is MFGKALLSLLIISLLLKAQSIEFRNYTVQDGLSNNKVNCVLQDRTGFIWFGTEDGLNRFDGHEFKVFKPSSEKNNFISRDIWSIHEDREGNLWIGTKSGDVIKLDFNTQKFSSWIIEEITVNDNSVTAIYVDKKKNVWVGTYQQGLFKFDQNGKKLGHWDYNPENSIGISNNFITSILEDENGIIWISTYYGLNEFNPAEPNKGFKKYFAGSNSINNNLIWELRLSSVDKNKLWICNAGGLNFIDVNSKIINSINLPEEKSIQFSGSVGDVVESIENNREILYIATYGGIIRYDLESKASVRYVQQKDNPKGIISNQVNQMILDKSGVIWIATENGVSSLSLRYNFLLPHILSSQNKLKVLNNDVKSIVRYDKENILVGTSDGLFKVNLKQMKEEEIPQLAGLNIWSLYKDDNDNLWVGTYGQGLFNFNFRTNSLKKILIEYPLFKTLAYNYIKDIKKDREGNLLIATWGGGLVKFINPNSEKYELKFWRSNKNNPEALSFNDVWSVLIDKNRRVWLGTYGGGLNYFDESRNRFVSLNVSNSKNHLKSNSILSIYESTFSSDEENQLTELWLCTDQGLTKLTLKNDVEFNTISDIIVSSKNYTVSDGLTSEVIKSINKDAHNNLWVATSNGIFVYDKRNDRFNPISYLYERKINDYNSGASLNFNDEYFLFGASDGLKIFPAKNISESDFKPNVIISDFQLFNKSFISDENSPVKNSLNNNGIIELSHSQNVFSFVFSSTDYNNPASIKYAYMMKGFDKDWIYADNRRFVTYTNLNPGQYEFLVKATNSEGVWNQEAASIQVIINPPWWRTIWAYFIYIILFLGGILAIRRLELNKAKLLNEIKMKDFEAEKLREVEAMKSRFFANISHELRTPLMLIKGPLDELLNKSSSGFVRELTQLASKNSEKLKTLIDQLLELTQLDSAKIPVKASLNDIVSFSKNVFCSFKSMAEQKNIELVFESDEKELLVWFDNDILEKVLNNLISNAYKFTNTNGKIGLRIHSAADSQKPHLILSVWDNGIGIDDNEIDKIFDRFHQATDSHKKNYSGFGIGLSLIKELVDLHRWKIEVKSKKGEGSEFSLTIPLYDYLDESQKLKEEAQENKIDSNEEIKPVEHPEAVSTSDVQAEKSTIMIVEDSEDVRFFLSTLLKDEYNLILAENGKDAIEKSVEQLPDLIVSDIMMPEMDGLEFCRMIKSDWKTSHIPIILLTARMTIDDKVEGLELGADDYITKPFNSKELRVRIKNLLEQRRKLKERFSTVEEIKTDEYKFSPEENEFIQNAVRIVEENISNIDFDTEKFAEKMFLSRSQLHRKFIQLTNESPGEFIRTIRLKYAAKLLLQKNFNITQIALEVGFNSPSHFSKAFKQFFNCTPKEFIQQKSA, encoded by the coding sequence ATGTTTGGGAAAGCACTTCTTAGTTTACTAATCATTTCACTTCTTCTAAAAGCCCAATCTATTGAGTTCAGGAATTATACTGTTCAGGATGGTCTTTCTAATAATAAAGTAAATTGTGTTTTGCAGGATAGAACCGGTTTCATCTGGTTTGGGACTGAAGATGGATTGAACCGCTTTGACGGACACGAATTTAAGGTGTTCAAACCATCATCAGAAAAAAATAATTTTATTTCAAGAGATATCTGGTCAATTCACGAAGACAGAGAAGGGAACTTATGGATTGGAACCAAGAGCGGAGATGTGATTAAACTCGATTTCAACACTCAAAAATTTTCTAGTTGGATAATTGAAGAGATAACTGTTAATGATAATTCAGTTACAGCTATTTATGTTGATAAGAAAAAAAATGTTTGGGTTGGTACTTATCAGCAAGGACTTTTTAAATTCGATCAGAATGGTAAGAAATTAGGTCACTGGGATTACAATCCTGAAAATTCTATTGGAATAAGTAATAACTTCATAACTTCAATTTTAGAAGATGAAAATGGAATTATCTGGATCAGCACATATTATGGTTTGAATGAATTCAATCCTGCAGAACCAAATAAAGGATTTAAAAAATATTTTGCCGGAAGTAATTCTATCAATAATAATCTTATCTGGGAACTGCGACTTTCTTCTGTTGATAAAAACAAATTGTGGATTTGTAATGCAGGCGGTTTGAATTTTATTGATGTGAATTCAAAAATAATAAACTCAATAAATTTACCTGAAGAAAAGTCCATCCAATTTTCAGGCAGTGTTGGCGATGTTGTTGAATCAATAGAGAACAACAGGGAAATTCTTTACATAGCAACTTATGGAGGAATAATAAGGTACGATTTGGAATCCAAAGCATCAGTCAGATATGTTCAGCAGAAAGATAATCCGAAAGGAATTATAAGCAATCAGGTCAATCAGATGATTCTGGATAAATCCGGAGTAATTTGGATTGCAACTGAAAATGGTGTTAGTTCGCTTTCTCTTAGATATAATTTTTTACTTCCCCATATATTATCATCACAGAATAAGCTTAAAGTATTGAATAATGATGTTAAATCAATAGTAAGATATGATAAAGAAAATATTTTAGTTGGAACATCTGACGGACTGTTCAAAGTGAATCTTAAACAAATGAAAGAAGAAGAAATTCCTCAGCTCGCAGGTTTAAATATCTGGTCACTTTATAAAGATGATAATGATAATTTATGGGTTGGGACTTATGGACAGGGATTGTTCAATTTTAATTTTAGAACAAACTCGCTCAAAAAGATTCTAATTGAATATCCATTATTTAAAACTCTTGCATACAACTACATAAAAGATATTAAAAAGGATAGAGAAGGTAATTTATTGATTGCAACATGGGGCGGAGGACTTGTAAAGTTTATTAACCCTAACAGTGAAAAATATGAACTTAAATTCTGGCGAAGCAATAAAAATAATCCCGAAGCATTAAGTTTCAACGATGTTTGGTCTGTACTTATTGATAAGAATAGAAGAGTCTGGTTGGGAACTTATGGCGGTGGTTTGAATTACTTTGATGAAAGTAGAAACAGGTTCGTGTCATTAAATGTAAGTAATAGTAAAAATCACCTTAAAAGCAATTCAATCTTAAGTATTTATGAATCGACTTTCTCTTCAGATGAAGAAAACCAACTTACAGAATTATGGCTTTGTACAGATCAGGGATTGACAAAACTTACCTTAAAGAATGATGTTGAATTCAATACAATTTCTGATATCATCGTTTCATCAAAAAATTATACAGTTAGTGATGGATTAACATCTGAAGTTATTAAGTCAATTAATAAAGATGCACATAATAATCTTTGGGTAGCAACCAGCAACGGAATTTTTGTTTACGATAAAAGAAATGATAGATTTAATCCAATATCATACTTGTATGAAAGGAAAATAAATGACTACAATTCAGGTGCTTCATTAAATTTTAATGATGAGTATTTTCTTTTTGGTGCTAGTGATGGATTAAAAATTTTCCCTGCAAAAAATATTTCCGAATCAGATTTCAAACCGAATGTGATCATCTCTGATTTTCAATTATTTAATAAGTCATTTATATCAGACGAAAATTCTCCTGTTAAAAATTCTTTAAATAATAATGGCATAATTGAGCTTTCACACAGTCAGAATGTTTTCTCATTTGTGTTCTCTTCTACTGATTATAATAATCCCGCCTCAATTAAATATGCATATATGATGAAAGGTTTTGATAAGGATTGGATTTACGCAGATAACAGGAGATTTGTAACCTACACAAACTTGAATCCGGGTCAATACGAGTTTCTGGTCAAAGCAACCAACAGTGAAGGAGTTTGGAATCAGGAAGCAGCTTCAATTCAGGTAATCATAAATCCACCTTGGTGGAGAACAATCTGGGCATACTTTATTTATATCATTCTGTTTTTAGGTGGTATTCTTGCGATAAGAAGACTTGAATTAAACAAAGCAAAACTTCTCAACGAAATAAAGATGAAAGATTTTGAAGCAGAAAAACTTCGTGAGGTTGAAGCGATGAAGTCGAGATTTTTTGCTAACATTTCACACGAGTTAAGAACTCCTCTTATGCTTATTAAAGGTCCGCTTGATGAACTTCTAAATAAAAGTTCATCCGGATTTGTAAGGGAATTAACTCAGCTTGCTTCAAAAAACAGCGAAAAACTTAAAACACTAATTGATCAGTTGCTTGAATTAACACAACTTGATTCGGCGAAAATCCCTGTGAAAGCTTCATTGAATGACATAGTGAGTTTCAGTAAAAATGTTTTCTGTTCGTTCAAATCAATGGCTGAACAGAAAAATATTGAACTTGTATTCGAATCTGATGAAAAAGAACTATTAGTTTGGTTTGATAATGATATTCTTGAAAAAGTATTAAATAATCTGATCTCAAATGCTTATAAATTTACAAATACAAATGGCAAAATAGGTTTAAGAATCCATAGTGCAGCTGATTCACAAAAACCACATCTTATTCTTTCTGTTTGGGATAATGGAATTGGAATAGATGATAATGAAATTGATAAGATTTTTGACAGATTTCATCAGGCGACAGATAGTCACAAAAAAAATTATTCTGGATTTGGAATAGGGCTTTCGCTTATCAAAGAATTAGTTGATTTGCATAGATGGAAAATAGAAGTTAAGAGCAAGAAAGGTGAAGGTTCAGAATTCAGTTTGACAATTCCACTTTATGATTACCTTGATGAGTCGCAAAAACTCAAAGAAGAAGCACAAGAAAATAAAATTGATTCGAATGAAGAAATAAAACCCGTAGAACATCCCGAAGCCGTATCAACTTCTGATGTTCAGGCAGAAAAATCAACAATAATGATTGTCGAAGATTCTGAAGATGTGAGGTTTTTTCTCTCAACACTTTTAAAGGATGAATATAATCTGATTTTAGCTGAGAATGGAAAAGATGCGATTGAAAAATCGGTGGAGCAACTACCGGATTTAATTGTAAGCGATATTATGATGCCTGAAATGGATGGACTTGAATTCTGCAGAATGATAAAGTCAGATTGGAAGACCAGTCATATTCCGATAATTCTCCTGACAGCACGAATGACTATTGATGATAAAGTAGAAGGGCTTGAGCTTGGTGCGGATGATTATATTACCAAACCGTTTAACTCGAAAGAACTTAGAGTAAGAATAAAAAATCTTCTTGAACAGAGGAGAAAACTGAAAGAACGATTCAGTACAGTAGAAGAAATAAAAACAGATGAATACAAATTCTCACCGGAAGAAAATGAATTTATTCAGAATGCAGTCCGAATTGTAGAAGAGAACATCAGCAACATTGATTTTGATACGGAAAAATTTGCTGAAAAAATGTTTTTAAGCAGAAGTCAGCTTCACAGAAAGTTCATTCAACTCACAAACGAAAGCCCTGGAGAATTTATAAGAACCATAAGACTAAAATATGCCGCAAAACTATTACTTCAGAAAAATTTTAACATAACTCAGATAGCACTTGAAGTAGGATTTAACAGTCCTTCACATTTTTCAAAAGCATTCAAACAATTTTTCAATTGCACACCAAAGGAATTTATACAGCAAAAATCCGCTTAA
- a CDS encoding T9SS type A sorting domain-containing protein, which produces MSKLFTIAVILFFFSNALIKSQTIPDLPTQVSYAAAEVWGDSIYFFGGSNNYSGTELYKRIYKYDGTSWSYYDTIPFDHVWGFESTIKGDSVFLFGGWPNGAGKFFVYRLSTKSWTQLANGPLAFSNYGHTMEFLNGYVYAFFNGSAARYDPSTNSWVNLTSTSNSASFSSSTVYNNEIYIAGWTSSLFFKYNPTSNSWIQLADLPEFLSGGSLRVIDNNIYLVGGSSGFSNGTSIKVYKYDIVTNQWSLYGHTISSKRAYMEDVLYQNKFYILGGMNENFQAVSTVEFVMNQTTGVQDNNILPSEFYLEQNYPNPFNPSTKIKYVIPNGVRNLVTLKVYDILGNEVATLVNEEKPAGVYEVEFDAAQLSSGVYFYKIQAGSYTQSKKMIVLK; this is translated from the coding sequence ATGAGTAAATTATTTACAATAGCAGTAATTCTGTTTTTCTTTTCAAATGCTTTGATTAAATCTCAAACCATCCCCGACTTACCCACTCAAGTTTCATACGCAGCTGCAGAAGTCTGGGGCGATTCAATCTATTTCTTCGGTGGTTCAAATAATTACAGTGGTACAGAGTTATATAAAAGAATTTATAAATATGACGGAACATCCTGGAGCTATTACGATACAATACCGTTCGATCATGTCTGGGGTTTTGAGTCGACTATAAAAGGTGACAGCGTTTTTCTTTTTGGTGGTTGGCCAAACGGAGCGGGAAAATTTTTTGTTTACAGATTAAGCACCAAATCATGGACACAACTTGCAAATGGTCCTTTAGCTTTTTCGAACTATGGTCATACAATGGAATTCCTGAACGGATATGTTTATGCTTTCTTTAATGGTTCTGCTGCAAGATATGATCCTTCAACTAATAGCTGGGTAAATCTCACGAGCACTAGTAATTCTGCAAGTTTTTCCTCTTCTACTGTTTACAACAATGAGATTTATATTGCCGGATGGACGAGTTCGCTATTCTTTAAATACAATCCAACTTCAAATAGCTGGATACAGTTAGCGGATTTACCGGAATTTTTATCGGGTGGTTCTTTGCGGGTAATTGATAATAATATCTATCTAGTTGGTGGTTCCAGTGGATTTTCAAACGGAACTTCAATAAAAGTTTACAAATATGATATTGTGACCAATCAATGGAGTTTATACGGTCATACTATAAGCTCTAAGCGAGCATACATGGAAGATGTTCTTTACCAAAATAAATTTTATATACTCGGTGGAATGAATGAAAATTTCCAGGCTGTAAGCACTGTTGAATTTGTAATGAATCAAACCACCGGTGTTCAAGACAATAACATTCTACCATCAGAATTTTATTTAGAACAAAACTATCCAAATCCTTTTAATCCTTCTACAAAAATTAAGTATGTCATTCCGAACGGAGTGAGGAATCTGGTAACATTAAAAGTTTACGATATCCTCGGCAACGAAGTGGCGACATTAGTTAACGAAGAAAAACCAGCCGGAGTTTATGAAGTTGAATTTGATGCTGCTCAATTATCAAGCGGAGTTTATTTTTATAAAATTCAGGCAGGTTCTTATACACAATCAAAAAAGATGATAGTATTAAAATAA
- a CDS encoding VOC family protein gives MAEPLIAHVEIPATDLERSKDFYHKVFGWDFKPFGNGYLLFNNHKGIMVGLRQVDNVSVGDTTVFHVNIPDINSILEKVKANGGAVKRNKTVIPAMGWYALLTDPDGNTIGLYQKG, from the coding sequence ATGGCAGAACCTTTAATTGCTCATGTTGAAATTCCAGCAACTGATTTAGAGCGTTCAAAAGATTTTTATCACAAAGTTTTTGGTTGGGATTTTAAACCCTTCGGAAATGGTTATTTACTTTTTAATAATCACAAAGGGATAATGGTTGGTTTAAGACAGGTTGATAATGTTTCGGTTGGTGATACTACAGTTTTTCATGTTAATATTCCCGACATAAATTCAATCCTCGAAAAGGTAAAAGCAAATGGCGGAGCAGTTAAAAGGAATAAAACTGTAATTCCCGCAATGGGCTGGTATGCCTTACTTACAGATCCGGATGGAAACACTATCGGTCTTTATCAAAAAGGATAA
- a CDS encoding LamG-like jellyroll fold domain-containing protein produces the protein MLKKIITITFLILITTVNNFSQWSQNPYENNPVCTVSGGQYSPKITSDSKGGAIIAWEDYRDGTSKIYIQRIDKNGIVKWTDNGLPLCSYNSGQSNPQLIDDGNGGAVMVWVDDRYGNFDLFAQRIDSLGNKLWNSNGVLVFDNDGNQTQPQIVKTSDNIYYVVCLDDRMGTQNLFVQKLDLQGNMIWGDNGKMGNHLRSLRNFKSIIDKNDNLVLVWEDFAFNIDGMIYSQILDSNGNFLWEFNQDDLLISSNNINVKAQHPDLIQLQNGNYMIAWQDNRSGDFDIYGQILLPNGANLLSNEGEYLEGGAGNDIMPEICLSGNQFYMIAWVNNNSTNSFIKARSFYSDPVTFIQYWSQTLIVAQQFNGGFNYLNFISDKAGGALLSFVTADAEYSDIWFAKISSYGDKRGGVICNANINQTQLSVCSDSSDGIIATWADLRSGDFDIYCSQVDANGVFGAGQHEIGLVADYRFNGDATDAAYGNNATIFNATLTSDRFGAANSAFEFNGVSSYLSAPSTFLLESPTYELTQTAWVYLYDWGINGNSFVPILMKSDSPDNSFQYRLALSPHTVITSVNNWLNTVWQTGFNMNMNDWYMVTSVIKLDTVSTYINNEYVGFMVLQGPIIPDNKPLEIGRDVPGTTEYFYGKLDDIKIFNRALTYQEVINLYNFGSTTEIETNRYSTSPEKFSLEQNYPNPFNPSTKISWQLPVSSHQTLKVYDVLGKEVATLVDEYRDSGKYEVEFDASKLSSGIYFYKLNAGSFSETKKMILIK, from the coding sequence ATGCTAAAAAAAATAATAACAATAACATTTCTAATTCTGATTACAACAGTAAATAATTTTTCACAATGGTCACAAAATCCATATGAGAATAATCCGGTTTGTACAGTTAGCGGAGGACAGTATAGTCCTAAGATTACATCTGATTCAAAGGGTGGTGCAATAATTGCCTGGGAAGATTACAGAGATGGAACATCAAAAATTTATATCCAGAGAATTGATAAAAACGGTATTGTAAAATGGACTGACAATGGATTGCCACTTTGCAGTTATAATTCTGGACAGAGTAATCCACAACTTATTGATGATGGTAATGGTGGTGCTGTTATGGTCTGGGTTGACGACAGGTATGGTAACTTTGATTTATTTGCACAGAGGATAGATTCGCTTGGAAATAAATTATGGAATAGCAATGGCGTACTTGTTTTTGATAATGATGGAAATCAAACGCAGCCACAAATTGTTAAAACAAGCGATAACATTTATTATGTTGTTTGTCTCGATGATAGAATGGGTACTCAAAATCTGTTTGTTCAAAAATTAGATTTACAGGGCAATATGATTTGGGGTGATAATGGTAAGATGGGTAATCATTTAAGAAGTCTTAGAAATTTTAAATCAATTATTGACAAAAATGATAACCTTGTTTTAGTGTGGGAAGATTTTGCGTTTAATATTGATGGAATGATCTACTCACAGATACTTGATTCAAATGGAAACTTTTTGTGGGAATTTAACCAGGATGATCTTCTAATCTCATCAAATAATATTAATGTTAAAGCCCAGCATCCGGATTTAATCCAACTTCAAAATGGAAATTATATGATTGCATGGCAGGATAATCGCTCCGGTGATTTTGATATTTATGGTCAAATTCTTCTTCCAAACGGAGCAAATCTTCTTTCAAATGAAGGTGAATATCTTGAAGGCGGTGCGGGTAATGATATAATGCCAGAAATATGTTTATCAGGTAATCAATTTTATATGATAGCCTGGGTCAATAACAATTCAACAAATTCATTTATAAAAGCAAGATCATTTTATTCTGACCCTGTTACATTTATTCAATATTGGTCCCAAACCCTAATTGTTGCTCAACAATTTAATGGCGGATTTAACTATCTAAATTTTATTTCAGATAAAGCAGGGGGTGCATTATTGTCATTTGTGACAGCTGACGCTGAATACTCAGATATTTGGTTTGCTAAAATATCTTCTTACGGAGATAAAAGGGGTGGAGTAATTTGCAATGCAAATATTAATCAAACTCAGCTTTCAGTTTGCTCAGACTCTTCGGATGGAATTATAGCAACCTGGGCAGATTTAAGAAGCGGTGATTTTGACATTTATTGCTCGCAAGTTGATGCCAATGGAGTTTTTGGTGCCGGGCAACATGAAATCGGTTTAGTTGCAGACTATCGATTTAATGGTGATGCAACAGATGCTGCCTATGGGAATAATGCAACTATATTTAATGCAACTCTTACATCAGACAGATTTGGTGCTGCTAATTCAGCTTTTGAATTTAATGGCGTCTCTTCTTATTTAAGCGCTCCATCAACATTTCTTTTGGAATCACCAACTTATGAACTAACTCAAACGGCCTGGGTTTATTTATATGATTGGGGAATCAATGGTAATTCTTTTGTGCCAATCTTAATGAAATCCGATTCGCCTGATAATTCATTTCAATACAGATTGGCTTTATCACCACACACTGTTATTACTTCCGTAAACAATTGGTTAAATACAGTTTGGCAAACAGGTTTTAATATGAACATGAATGATTGGTATATGGTTACTTCAGTAATAAAACTTGATACAGTCTCAACTTATATTAACAACGAATATGTAGGATTTATGGTATTACAAGGTCCTATTATTCCGGATAATAAGCCCCTGGAGATTGGAAGAGATGTACCCGGAACAACAGAATATTTTTATGGAAAGTTGGATGATATAAAAATATTTAATCGTGCTTTAACTTATCAGGAAGTAATCAACTTATACAATTTTGGAAGTACAACAGAGATAGAGACAAATAGATATTCAACTTCTCCTGAAAAATTTTCGTTGGAACAAAACTATCCAAACCCTTTTAATCCTTCTACAAAAATCAGTTGGCAGTTGCCAGTCAGCAGTCATCAAACATTAAAAGTTTATGATGTGCTTGGTAAAGAAGTTGCAACTCTTGTAGATGAGTACAGAGACTCAGGCAAATACGAAGTTGAATTTGATGCTTCAAAGCTTTCATCAGGAATTTATTTCTACAAGCTTAATGCTGGTTCGTTTAGTGAAACAAAGAAGATGATTCTAATCAAATAG
- a CDS encoding T9SS type A sorting domain-containing protein → MKLSSIIVMTLLSLILFFTKVNAQSLTWLGTLGGETSNAYDVSDDGTIVVGESETYGGNTRAFIWTPGTGMQPLTNLQNISSWAVHISSDGNSVIGTARTINGINYQAIRWWRNDGVITFLGTLGGSGSFNNSEGYSCNADASIIVGTAAASNNSRHAFKWTASGGMEDLGTFGNVANRFSAATGISDDASLIVGHSEYGGSYTRPCFWLNGSINELLTAFATSIERGEVTNVSPNGNYICGWIDDSTTFSNENAYLWSGNPSFTGFDIGLLPLVALDQGTSKAFDVNDNGEVVGTATDTLYEDNAFYWYYGVIENLNLTYGSIIPFGSKLISANAISNNGRYIVGQGYNVATNRNEAFLLDRGGATSIENSEELPNNFSLEQNYPNPFNPSTKINWQSPVGIHQTLKVYDVLGKEVAILVDEYRDSGKYEVEFNAEKLSSGIYFYKLQSGSFTETKKMILLR, encoded by the coding sequence ATGAAATTAAGTTCTATAATTGTTATGACTCTTTTATCTCTTATACTTTTTTTTACAAAAGTGAATGCCCAATCACTAACCTGGCTTGGAACACTTGGTGGAGAAACAAGCAATGCTTACGATGTTTCAGATGATGGAACTATCGTAGTTGGAGAGAGTGAAACTTATGGGGGGAATACCAGAGCATTTATTTGGACACCAGGTACCGGTATGCAGCCGCTAACTAACTTGCAAAATATAAGCAGCTGGGCAGTCCATATATCTTCAGATGGAAATTCAGTTATTGGAACTGCAAGAACCATTAACGGCATAAACTACCAGGCAATCAGATGGTGGAGAAACGACGGTGTAATTACTTTTCTTGGTACACTTGGTGGAAGCGGAAGTTTTAATAATAGTGAAGGATACTCGTGCAATGCTGATGCTTCAATTATTGTCGGTACAGCAGCGGCAAGTAACAATAGCAGACACGCCTTTAAATGGACTGCTTCAGGCGGAATGGAAGACCTTGGGACATTTGGCAATGTAGCTAATCGTTTTTCTGCTGCAACCGGAATTTCTGATGATGCTTCATTAATTGTTGGTCATTCTGAATATGGTGGCAGCTATACAAGACCTTGCTTTTGGTTAAATGGTTCAATAAATGAACTTCTTACTGCTTTTGCAACTTCAATCGAGCGTGGTGAAGTAACCAATGTTTCTCCGAACGGAAATTATATCTGTGGATGGATTGATGACTCTACAACTTTTAGTAATGAAAATGCTTATTTGTGGAGTGGAAATCCTTCATTTACAGGATTTGATATTGGTCTTTTACCCCTAGTTGCACTTGATCAAGGTACAAGCAAAGCATTTGATGTTAATGATAATGGAGAAGTAGTTGGAACTGCTACCGATACATTGTATGAAGATAATGCTTTTTATTGGTACTATGGAGTTATTGAAAATCTGAATTTAACTTACGGAAGTATAATCCCATTTGGATCAAAATTAATTTCCGCAAACGCTATATCAAATAATGGCAGATATATAGTTGGACAGGGATATAATGTAGCAACAAACAGAAATGAAGCATTTTTGTTGGATAGGGGCGGTGCAACTTCTATTGAGAATTCAGAGGAATTGCCAAATAATTTTTCCTTAGAACAAAACTATCCAAACCCTTTTAATCCTTCTACAAAAATCAATTGGCAGTCGCCAGTCGGCATTCATCAAACATTAAAAGTTTATGATGTGCTTGGTAAAGAAGTTGCAATTCTTGTAGATGAGTACAGAGACTCAGGCAAATACGAAGTTGAATTCAATGCAGAAAAACTTTCTTCAGGAATTTATTTCTACAAACTGCAGTCAGGTTCATTTACTGAGACAAAGAAAATGATTTTATTAAGATAA